The sequence below is a genomic window from Ciona intestinalis chromosome 1, KH, whole genome shotgun sequence.
ATATTCTGATTGGgctgtttacatttaaagaataatagTTAGTTTagcaataaataataaagttaattcTTACTCTGTCTTCTTCTTCCCCTTCGATAACTTTTACTCTTTCCATCAAACCTTCCTTGGCTGCTTCAAGTTTTGAAGAAACTCCAGTGATCtgttcaaacaaatatatgtaaaGTAATTATAGACCAGTGTGGGGTTAATATGAATGCTAGAATAACTTAGGTTagttttggtttgtttataaaagctTCAGGCAACatcaatttaacttttattataaacaaaaatatgtattgCCTGatagcaaaaaaaatgtttaatttcatCTAGACACATGTCAGCTAAACATGGATCTCCAGAGAAAGCAAAACTGAATATTGTAGCACAGGTATACTGTTGCTGAGTTATAAAAACTCTGCATATAGTAACACCAGGCACTTCATGTTGCAAACGGGTTCCAAGCATGAAGTAACATTAAACTGCTCCTGCCTGATCAAGTTTGCAATCAATTGAAAAATAAGAAATCCACAAACCGTGATAAAGTTACTGTTCTGATCAGCTGGTGGAATACTGATTGTAATGTCATAATCTTCCATGAGTTTCCGGACACCAAGACCTTTTTGTCCGATAATATATCGGTGGAACTTGTATGGGACGTCAACTTGTTCTGATATGGGAACCAGAGCCTACGATAATATAAGAACATAAATAAACTACCATAGTTTATCTTATAAAAGTTAACAATCAAGTTAGGTTTGGGTGAAAACCTTACCAAGATTGCTTCCTTAGCTTTCTGACATCGATCCTTGTGCCCAGTGATGAGGATGAGATCTTTGTTCTCCTCTTCATTCGTCCCGTTCTCCACAACTTCACCTTTATCACCGTTTGCAGGGGctgaattttaataatttgtttaaattattatttttaaatataaatagcaTTATAACTAGTATAGCAATAGAGGAATATACAGTCAGATGTTGAATGAAATAACCATGATAAACACATGGCAACATTACAGTTGTATTCCACCTAACTAcaccagtggttcccaaacttacGATTGTTACCtcacacaatattttaatttatgaacttgcgaacaaaataaacaccaaacaaaaattaacttcAAACATACTGTTAAATCAAATGCAATtaatttttacacaaactCAAATAAATCAGAAATGGAGTTTTTTAAGTCCAAATAACTGAATTActtaaagaatataaaatcattaaaatttttatgtaatattgaCTTAACTGAAAATGcatacaattttttacttGTATACCCCCTAATAAAATCCTGTAATGGCAAAGGTACACCATTTACCATGGTTTAGGAACCActcatttattacaaaatatttttaaaatgtaccaTCACCATCTCCCTTGTGCGACTTCTTAACATTCTTCCtcgactgttgttgttgctgcctcTTATTTACACCTGAGTTCTGAACTGCTCACATGTGAACAAGGTCAGGCATTACAcaatgttattgttaattCAGCTTCAACTAATCACTGAGCTACACCTGAGTTGATTGCTAATGATTGAACTACTGTGTTTGTCACTGCACTAGATCAGTGTTTTCTATTCAATCTACAAATATAATATCTAGATGATGAGATATGGCTTCATGGTGCCACATGACCACCAATAGTCATAAGCTGATAATCATTTCTTTGATATTATCAGCTATGAATAAATAGCAACCACAGATGGCTAAATGCTTCTTACCATTATTTCTTGATGGGAATTTCACTTGAACATTATACTGTGATGTGACACCTTGTATGTTTCGACCCTTTTGTCCAATCACTGTGCGATGATATTGTTCATCAACCAAACATTCAATTGTCACTTGATTATCCTGATGGAAGATAAGAGAAAAATTTGAAGAATATTTGCTCGAATGACATTCAAAATTAAGCGTTGCTTAGCTGTTTCGAAGTTTAACCCTAACTCTTTATTAAAGAAGTATAGGGCAATTGTATGCAAATGCAAGCattaacatattaaaaatcatAACAAAGTCTCATAGTGAAGTCTAAAGTACTCCTGATTCTACGCTTACTGCTACTACTAGTAATCAATTCCagggttgttttataaaaagtaaaaagcaaCAAAGTAACTCAACGAACCAGATCATCAACAAGTTCCGCGAGTTTGCTCTTTGCTCCTTCCACACACTCCGATGGTCCTTTGATACGGACGGTGGATGATTCATCCCCGATCCTTGGGAAGGAGACGGCAACTCCTCCAAATTCATCAGCGATATCACGAAGAACAGCTCCTCTTCGAGCAACAAAGTATTTGTGATGTTTCTGCTCAATTTCCATCTCAATCTCGACAATGTTTTcctaattaaacaacattcattaaaatatttttcacatttaattGTATTCCACAgccattttattaaactgtcaTAGAATagataaacagtttaaactttgttaattatttaacacaaaaaaacacattttttctTGCGTACCATGCTCTTTATCCTTTCTTCCAAGATCTTGCAAGCTGTATCAACATCTGCCTGCTTCCCCATCACTGTGATCGTTTCCTTGTCTGTGTCATTGGATGCGGGGAACATGATCCTTGCTCCTGTTTCATCACGAACCTGGATTGcatcaactttttttaaataaatgaaattgtattgaaacattgtttttaaatggaaTCAATGCAAATCTGACACACCATTTCAAATATTGCGCAATATCACCTTTTTAATAGTAGTTCCACCCCTGCCAATCAGGAATCTGTGAAGTTCAGCTTTGCATTTGAGTTCTTTTGTGTAACTTGATAGTTCCTATAAATTGATTAtccttgtttaaaatacacgataaaagtttgtaaaactttatgAAACACAAACAAAGCAAGAAATCGTTCCAACCTTTTGTTTGGCAATTTGCATCAACTGATCTTTGGCTTTTTCCACTTCTTCCTTGGGACCTCGGATGGTGACCTTGTCACTCCCAGAGCTTCCCATAGGAAAGTGAATTTGTACGTTACCTCCATAATCATCCATCAAGGATCGAACAAGACGACCCTTTGCTCCGATAAGTTGGTTATGAAGTTGTGGATTTATAGTCACAGACTCTTCAACAATGTTTGCCTGTAATACAGGTTTTTATATAGATATTATAATTACTTATGTATTCCCTTGTGTGCAACTTATACTTGTGTGCAACTTATACTATGTTTTGATAGCTATttgaaaaacagtttaaagcAATGACCAATGACCAATACCTTCTTGCCAAGCACACAAGTGGTGCCAATGGTAGCAGGTTATGAGGTGAGTGCTCTGACCACTGAGTTCTCTATTATAACAACACTGAAGTAAACAAAAGCACAACTTACTTGTTCACGTTCAATTGCTCGAATAAGTTTTCTTGCTTTCTCACAATCAGCCTTTTTTCCAGTAATAACAATCACTTCATTATCAGAATCTTCTTTGGGGAGCTCAATCTAGATGAGTGAATTGATACTTATTACACTTGTTCTTGTATtgcattgtaaaaataaaaaaataaataaggaTCCCACACATTAACAACAGATGTAGTATGTAGAAATGAAAGTTACCTGTGTGTTGGTTTCTTCTCTTATCTTTCTAATGTTTGCACCTCCTTTCCCAATAATGTTCTTGTGATATTGTTTGAAGATTGGAACATCAATGCAGTAATTCTTCTCAACCTGTGAAGCAATACAATGTATTAGCTTTGATCTAAAAGAGCTTAAATGAAAGTAGtgcttttattgtaaatatatcgaaaaattattaaatgcaGACAATAATTTACTAGAAAATCGTCCTCCCCAAACAGTAAAAATCAATTACATGGAATCATGTTTtcagaacaaaatatttaaaccctgGTGGTTTGACCACAAGAAGAATATTAACTTACCATATCATCATTAAGCTGTTTAAGATATTTGTAACATTTCTCCACGTCATTCTTTGGTCCCCGGAGGTTTACTACATCACTCTTCTTCTTTGCATCAGGAAAACTGATGTTAACCTGGAACACATGACCATTTGTTACAAATTAcagtaattttatttctaacatttattttcagcTTTGTTAACATTCTTATCAGTTTGACAGacatgacaattttttttactgtaggataatttaatacaaatcatggtcattttatttcataactATTTTAATTATCCCATTGCAAGTGATTTACCTTGGGGAAAAGATCACGAATTGCTTTCACTTTCTCTCCTTTTTGTCCGATAATGTTTCGATGGAATCTATGTTCAATCAACACATCTTTTGATTTCTCATTTTCctgaaaatttgaaaacatttaagGTACAGCTATTGGCTAACCACTAATTCTAAATACTACTGgccaaacaaatttaaaaagtcaatcaaatacaacaaaaaagatcaatataaataaactaatgaTCATTTGGTAATCCacttaaaatatacataatacattaTAACTTTACAATGTGTATAAAGTATTTGTATAATTCCTACCAATCTCTGTCCCATTTGTTCGAGTTCCTTCTTTGCTTCTTTCACACCCTCCGGATCACCCTCAATGCGGATGAGAGAGCTCTTATCAGTGTCCGTTGGGATCTGGATGTTGACGTTGTATTGATCACGAAGCTTGTTGATGCTCTGACCTCCCTTGCCGATGATGTTCTTGTGGAACTTTGGATCAATGTGAACTTCAGCAAAATCCATTCTCGCTTTCTGTATTAAAAAACGCTCTCAATTACAATTTCATATCACACATTATTAACTAATTAAGAAATGCCAAAGAACTATTCAGGTCCAATCTGTAAACCTTTACTATGTACTGAGCTACACAACAAACAGATACTCTCACAACAACTTCAACATTCTGGCTCCTCCTGATCAAACTTAATGTTCAAATTGTTTATCTATTTTATACCAGTTTAATAACATTGCTGTGaaatacaattaaatatactttaatgaatgtgaaaattaagtttcaaaaatatataaaattaagttaCTCACAAGTTCTTTGACTTGAAGTTCAAGTTGTTGTTGCGCTGGATCAGCTTCTTCTGGAGGACCTTCGATCACAATCTTGTTTCCTTCATCTTGGAACTCAACATTCACCTGTGATGAACAAATGAGTCATTCCATGATTATTGTTTGCATTAAAACATTCCATGATCACTGTATGTGGTAAAACATTCCATCATCATTATTTGCATTAAAGATGAACTTACTCGTGGAAGGTTGGAGGTGATTGCGCGGATGTTTGCTCCCTTCTTCCCAATGATGAATCGATGCAACCACGCAGCTGCCGAGACTTCACGGATCACAACACTGTTTGCCTGCaatatgtattataattaaaataacattagaatgcatttaaactatatatatttttaaaatagtgtggagtaatgagccaattctggcctaaatctctgGTCCAAATGCGTGTTACACTGCATGATTTCACCAACATAAAAGAGAgaatgttaaaatgttaaactaaacaaattaaGATGAGTAAAtcacttttaaataataaacaaatatacaaccTAAATTTCTATGCACCTTCAGAACATATTACACAGTCAATGGTCAATTACACAGTCAATGGTCGAACAGGTGAAACATACCTTAGCATAAACAATGGTGAGTCCCTGACCAAGTTTCCCTGGTTCACCACGTAGAACTACAGTCTCAGAAAGTGAATCGGTTGGTGGGAGTTCCACTGAGACATCAGCTTCTGCTAGGATATCCTGTTCAAAACACAGATTGTTGGAATGTTTCCAATAAAACTACTTTAAAAAGATATCTGAATTAAAAAAGGCTAGCATTGTTAACAATATAATGTTAGCTTAGGAAATACCTGTAGTGTCTGTCCACGGGGACCAATGATATACTTATGTTGAGACTTGTTGATTTCCACACTTATGGTCTTGCAATTGCGACTCtagaatagaaatagaaaTTAGCATAAAAAACTATTAGTTAAACAATTAGAAATAAGGCTTGAAAGCTTACTTTTTGTTGATAAACCATCATGATCTTGTTAACAGCAGCTGCCACTCCATCACGTTCGCCAGAAACTACAACCTCGTCTTTCTGAACACTAGGGGGAGGTATGTGGATACGAACTCCGTGTTCCTGtttgattaaaaaagaaaaattgtaaGCTTTAAGTATCATTTAAGTATCTTTAAGTATCATGTAAGCTTCAAGTATGCTTTTTTAACGTAAGtaattttaaagataaaaattcTACATACCTTGCTCAGTTTACTTGCGAACTCATTTCGTGGACCATTAATAAAGGGATGATACATCTTTTCAATTGGAAGACGCTCCATTGCCAACTTTGCCTGGTTCATACAAAATGATTTAActctttattttatacataaattaaaaaccctaaattgaaaaaaattctattttaaaataaataattttgttcatATAGAAGCATAAATACCTGCTCATCTGAAATCATCTGTATCTCTTGTCTGGCGCGGTGAATTCCTTCCTGTGTTCCAACAATCGTGATTTCTGTACTTTGCTTCTCGGACCTTGGGATGTTGATCTTGGTAGCAGTCTCAAGCTCCAGTTTCTGCAAGCGAGAACCGGCTTTTCCGAGGATCACACGGTGATGTTCTTTTGGGATGTTGACGGTGACACAAGCCTTCAGTagaagaacattttttttctaattagcTTCTTAATAGTTTGAATAACTGAAATAActattgtaaaaacatttatcaaCTTCCTGGTTATGACCCAAAAGACAGGCTAGTCATTTTGCTAGGTTGTCGAGAAATTGCTCAAAAAGTATTTTGGTTACTTTtacaaaattcaaatatataatttttagttgcacaacttgtattaaaaaagtttaaataaaaatgtatcacTATCACCAAAGTTTCAATAATAATTTATCCTTAATATTGGGTTCACAGGAAAAAATGATTAAGAATTGCTGTTCTACAGATATGACGGATTCAAATTAATTCTTGGTAACCATGCTACACATTCAAGTCATCTTCAAACATTAATTACCTGAGTCtgaagtttgtt
It includes:
- the LOC100176627 gene encoding vigilin isoform X2, whose translation is MNSVDSAQTSGANDVGNNDTEVIPTYSEAFPPLAGDHENVPTTSSENQWLNPKVQRIRSTVVTQIFHIPMEERAFKQSEFGQSQKDQSKVCIDIMRITDTMIEMSTCRDGSLSLLVSGKAENVLKARREIFNKLQTQACVTVNIPKEHHRVILGKAGSRLQKLELETATKINIPRSEKQSTEITIVGTQEGIHRARQEIQMISDEQAKLAMERLPIEKMYHPFINGPRNEFASKLSKVCRIFIFKITYVKKAMILKAYNFSFLIKQEHGVRIHIPPPSVQKDEVVVSGERDGVAAAVNKIMMVYQQKSRNCKTISVEINKSQHKYIIGPRGQTLQDILAEADVSVELPPTDSLSETVVLRGEPGKLGQGLTIVYAKANSVVIREVSAAAWLHRFIIGKKGANIRAITSNLPRVNVEFQDEGNKIVIEGPPEEADPAQQQLELQVKELKARMDFAEVHIDPKFHKNIIGKGGQSINKLRDQYNVNIQIPTDTDKSSLIRIEGDPEGVKEAKKELEQMGQRLENEKSKDVLIEHRFHRNIIGQKGEKVKAIRDLFPKVNISFPDAKKKSDVVNLRGPKNDVEKCYKYLKQLNDDMVEKNYCIDVPIFKQYHKNIIGKGGANIRKIREETNTQIELPKEDSDNEVIVITGKKADCEKARKLIRAIEREQANIVEESVTINPQLHNQLIGAKGRLVRSLMDDYGGNVQIHFPMGSSGSDKVTIRGPKEEVEKAKDQLMQIAKQKELSSYTKELKCKAELHRFLIGRGGTTIKKVRDETGARIMFPASNDTDKETITVMGKQADVDTACKILEERIKSMENIVEIEMEIEQKHHKYFVARRGAVLRDIADEFGGVAVSFPRIGDESSTVRIKGPSECVEGAKSKLAELVDDLDNQVTIECLVDEQYHRTVIGQKGRNIQGVTSQYNVQVKFPSRNNAPANGDKGEVVENGTNEEENKDLILITGHKDRCQKAKEAILALVPISEQVDVPYKFHRYIIGQKGLGVRKLMEDYDITISIPPADQNSNFITITGVSSKLEAAKEGLMERVKVIEGEEEDRVLRGFTLTVDVPNQYHPQIIGRRGVTVTDIRNKHSVNIQFPDRDDEKKDQIRIIGYEKNTESARDAVMKIVNELESHISQDIHIDRKVHPRLIGTKGRAIKKIMEDFGVDIRFPKDEDIVTVTGALEKVDECVEHILNLEEEYMQDIAEQEETKRYSHSTYQGNEKSSRSTNKAPFVVRDAPWHQPGSVDTNNLEEFPSLGGPSSGNKSSSAAPAWGRRY
- the LOC100176627 gene encoding vigilin isoform X1, which produces MNSVDSAQTSGANDVGNNDTEVIPTYSEAFPPLAGDHENVPTTSSENQWLNPKVQRIRSTVVTQIFHIPMEERAFKQSEFGQSQKDQSKVCIDIMRITDTMIEMSTCRDGSLSLLVSGKAENVLKARREIFNKLQTQACVTVNIPKEHHRVILGKAGSRLQKLELETATKINIPRSEKQSTEITIVGTQEGIHRARQEIQMISDEQAKLAMERLPIEKMYHPFINGPRNEFASKLSKVCRIFIFKITYVKKAMILKAYNFSFLIKQEHGVRIHIPPPSVQKDEVVVSGERDGVAAAVNKIMMVYQQKSRNCKTISVEINKSQHKYIIGPRGQTLQDILAEADVSVELPPTDSLSETVVLRGEPGKLGQGLTIVYAKANSVVIREVSAAAWLHRFIIGKKGANIRAITSNLPRVNVEFQDEGNKIVIEGPPEEADPAQQQLELQVKELKARMDFAEVHIDPKFHKNIIGKGGQSINKLRDQYNVNIQIPTDTDKSSLIRIEGDPEGVKEAKKELEQMGQRLENEKSKDVLIEHRFHRNIIGQKGEKVKAIRDLFPKVNISFPDAKKKSDVVNLRGPKNDVEKCYKYLKQLNDDMVEKNYCIDVPIFKQYHKNIIGKGGANIRKIREETNTQIELPKEDSDNEVIVITGKKADCEKARKLIRAIEREQANIVEESVTINPQLHNQLIGAKGRLVRSLMDDYGGNVQIHFPMGSSGSDKVTIRGPKEEVEKAKDQLMQIAKQKELSSYTKELKCKAELHRFLIGRGGTTIKKVRDETGARIMFPASNDTDKETITVMGKQADVDTACKILEERIKSMENIVEIEMEIEQKHHKYFVARRGAVLRDIADEFGGVAVSFPRIGDESSTVRIKGPSECVEGAKSKLAELVDDLDNQVTIECLVDEQYHRTVIGQKGRNIQGVTSQYNVQVKFPSRNNVQNSGVNKRQQQQQSRKNVKKSHKGDGDAPANGDKGEVVENGTNEEENKDLILITGHKDRCQKAKEAILALVPISEQVDVPYKFHRYIIGQKGLGVRKLMEDYDITISIPPADQNSNFITITGVSSKLEAAKEGLMERVKVIEGEEEDRVLRGFTLTVDVPNQYHPQIIGRRGVTVTDIRNKHSVNIQFPDRDDEKKDQIRIIGYEKNTESARDAVMKIVNELESHISQDIHIDRKVHPRLIGTKGRAIKKIMEDFGVDIRFPKDEDIVTVTGALEKVDECVEHILNLEEEYMQDIAEQEETKRYSHSTYQGNEKSSRSTNKAPFVVRDAPWHQPGSVDTNNLEEFPSLGGPSSGNKSSSAAPAWGRRY
- the LOC100176627 gene encoding vigilin isoform X3, encoding MNSVDSAQTSGANDVGNNDTEVIPTYSEAFPPLAGDHENVPTTSSENQWLNPKVQRIRSTVVTQIFHIPMEERAFKQSEFGQSQKDQSKVCIDIMRITDTMIEMSTCRDGSLSLLVSGKAENVLKARREIFNKLQTQACVTVNIPKEHHRVILGKAGSRLQKLELETATKINIPRSEKQSTEITIVGTQEGIHRARQEIQMISDEQAKLAMERLPIEKMYHPFINGPRNEFASKLSKEHGVRIHIPPPSVQKDEVVVSGERDGVAAAVNKIMMVYQQKSRNCKTISVEINKSQHKYIIGPRGQTLQDILAEADVSVELPPTDSLSETVVLRGEPGKLGQGLTIVYAKANSVVIREVSAAAWLHRFIIGKKGANIRAITSNLPRVNVEFQDEGNKIVIEGPPEEADPAQQQLELQVKELKARMDFAEVHIDPKFHKNIIGKGGQSINKLRDQYNVNIQIPTDTDKSSLIRIEGDPEGVKEAKKELEQMGQRLENEKSKDVLIEHRFHRNIIGQKGEKVKAIRDLFPKVNISFPDAKKKSDVVNLRGPKNDVEKCYKYLKQLNDDMVEKNYCIDVPIFKQYHKNIIGKGGANIRKIREETNTQIELPKEDSDNEVIVITGKKADCEKARKLIRAIEREQANIVEESVTINPQLHNQLIGAKGRLVRSLMDDYGGNVQIHFPMGSSGSDKVTIRGPKEEVEKAKDQLMQIAKQKELSSYTKELKCKAELHRFLIGRGGTTIKKVRDETGARIMFPASNDTDKETITVMGKQADVDTACKILEERIKSMENIVEIEMEIEQKHHKYFVARRGAVLRDIADEFGGVAVSFPRIGDESSTVRIKGPSECVEGAKSKLAELVDDLDNQVTIECLVDEQYHRTVIGQKGRNIQGVTSQYNVQVKFPSRNNVQNSGVNKRQQQQQSRKNVKKSHKGDGDAPANGDKGEVVENGTNEEENKDLILITGHKDRCQKAKEAILALVPISEQVDVPYKFHRYIIGQKGLGVRKLMEDYDITISIPPADQNSNFITITGVSSKLEAAKEGLMERVKVIEGEEEDRVLRGFTLTVDVPNQYHPQIIGRRGVTVTDIRNKHSVNIQFPDRDDEKKDQIRIIGYEKNTESARDAVMKIVNELESHISQDIHIDRKVHPRLIGTKGRAIKKIMEDFGVDIRFPKDEDIVTVTGALEKVDECVEHILNLEEEYMQDIAEQEETKRYSHSTYQGNEKSSRSTNKAPFVVRDAPWHQPGSVDTNNLEEFPSLGGPSSGNKSSSAAPAWGRRY